GCCGATGACTGGAGCAAGTGAGAGGATTTAATAGGACTCAATTATTAATCAGTATAATTCAGTCATCTCAGTGGGACTGTTCTGTTCGGTGTCGGCCGAGCCGCTTCACATCAAACCGAACCGTTTGCAATCAGGCGGTTTTAAAGATCACATGGAGATTTCCCAGGTGAAGAAGCAGCGTCACAGACTGAGAGGCTcggagcagcaggaagcagcgaGCTGGCAGCTCCGCCTCCAGCAGGGACACATCACACACTTCATACATGGATCACACGTGAGGAACCAGAACAGGCCGCTGGTCTGTCAGGGTTCATCGATCCACTCTGCAGTTAAGCTGCAGGCTGGCGGGTTTAGGgatttcccagcatgcaacaCTTTACTTCTGACCTTTGAACCTTCAGGTTGGTCTCTGGAGCTGAACTTTTCTAAATCTCAAAGAAAACCAGGTGAAACGATGCTGGTCACCATATCAACACGGCGGCCATGTTGCTCTGACTCCAGCAGGAGCTTCATGAATATGACAGATGGAAACAATGAGACCTTTTCCTCAGACGAGTTAttaaactacaaataaaaactcTGTACAACTAAAATTCTAATTCATTAAATTccttttaacaacaacaacaaaatacttCTATGACCTCCACCGAGATTTAATAACATGTCACCACCTTTTACCATTTCACAGCCAATCAGGCTTCTTTTCAAACATCTTAATATAAGATACGACTTCCGACGGGTCCAGTGTAACAAGCATGGGAGCACTGGTTTATTATGGGTGAAGTCAGTTTAGTGCATTTCTCAGCCACTAGGAGGCATTACGTTATTTTCCTAATCCAGAAACTCAgaagattaattaaaaacacatacatcAGATGATTAAAACTTGTCGTCTCACCTTTTCAAAATGGAGATGGTATTTTGGGATCATTAGGAAACATCAGTTCTGCTtccttttaatttgtcactgtACTAATTACTGTCAATGAATTCAACCTAATTATAGCTTCATTTGCTGAGGCCTAATTGACACACAGATCTGTCTGCTCAACGGCCAATTAGAGACGAGACGCATGAAATAAAACGACAGACTAAATGTGGAGGTCGACGATGATTAttaagagaggaagagatgtttcctttttacacaaacagaaaagagaaatgtccacagaGCTACaggaaaaatttaaaaatgttttaactaaagtaaaatgtattatttagtCATGTTTATTCTTTCTTCAACAAACaggtataaataaatgaaggaatGAATAAATCAGGGactgtgatgaatgaatgattgaatgaatgaacagatgagcgactctctctctctgctgatcaACAGTTTTAtcgtttctcttcctctctgggaGCCGTCGGCTTTGATTCTGCTTCCAGCTCCGAGGGCCCGACTCGACCTGAGcccagcagctgctccagacATCAGAGGCACCCCGCTGAGAGGGGCCCCCCACACTGAGCTGAGGGCCCCTCTCCATCTCATCACTGTAATTCTCTGTACGCAGCAGGAGGAGCCGCCTCTGATGGTGAAGCTGCTCGACAAGTTCTCAACACAGAAGCTTCTACACTCATTTAATCAGGAAGTCATTATCtaagaaataaactaaaaatagTGACAAACGCCAGTTTCAGTTTTCCACGGTTTCCCTCcacttccagtctttatgctaagctaggctaaacaCATCCGACACATTCATCTAAACAGAGAAAATGGGCTTTTTCCAAAATGTCGAACTGCTCCTTTAACTAGTAATAATGGTTTGATATAGTGAATATGATAATTATACACCTTGGATTTTAAAATTTAAAGTGCTTCATAGTCTTTGTTGTTGAATCAAGTTTAAGACATTTCAGGGCTGAAATCAAAAACATGTTCATTTGTAATGAATTATTTGGGGAGAAAGTATAAATATATCTCAGGGATCTTTTGTGGACACTTTTCTCTAAATGTGGTTGATAGTTGAAATCCTCCGTTGCTTCCTGGGACCTTCATACAAACGTGGTTTCAATAAGATTTGAACTaatctcccatcatgcactgtgCTGTGTTGGTTCTGCCTCTTCCTTCTACATTATACaggttctctctcttttccgcTGCCAACtctttccattttctcctcGCCAGCTGGTCAAGGGTCTCCTGCTGCCGCCAGGGCCCACAGCGCACTTCCTACTTTCTCCAGCACCTGTTCCTGTTTGGCAAAGCCGAGCGGGATCCTGAAAGCTTGGAGACGAGCCATCTGCTGCCCAACTCTGCACCATTTTACCCCCAGTTTCCCCCGAGCCTCAGCCTGCATCCATTAGTTTTCCTCTCAAACACACAAGGCTGTGAAAGACGAAGGGGAAGTGAAACACTCTGTAAATCCCAGAGTCATCGTTTAGCTGAGGTTAAAATCAAAGATGGTCGTCTGCAGAGCAGCCGATTTACCAGCTGCAGGTTGACTGACTGAGAACCGTCACTTCACATCACACAAAGTTACTCTGACCTTCAGTCTCCAAAGAACAAGGCAACAGAGGACGTGAAATGTCGTGACTTTTCACTGCACATGTTCAGTTCATTCAGAAACGTATCGTTCTGATCTGATGTATTAACAATTCAATGTGCAGCCTACGTTGTATAATTCAGCTTCATTAAAATATactaaatatgaatatgaagaaATTAAACAATCTTTTTCATCAAAGGattaaaggataaaaggataaaacatcctaattaaaatgtactaaatataaagaattcATCTTAAATCAAACATAATTGACGTCATGGTCAAAATGtacttgatttaaaaatagatCAAATAAAATCAGAGCGATATGAACAACGTCtccatttttaaatctgttatggactacatttcccatgatgcaccacCGCTCCCTCTGCTGCGCATGCGCAAAAGGGCGGGACGCGCGAACCCATGCGGATGTTCCGCTGCGTAAAATGGCGGCGTAAGCGAGACTCGATCCAAACTCTGAGCTTTATTCGGTTTATTCggttcatttcttttcttacCTGAGCTGTTACCGGAGCCGGTGAGCCGGAGCTTCTGCCCGGAGCAGGTTCGAGTCTCTGCGTCTCCAGGAAACTAAAGTCCGCTCCAGGTACGTGACCAGCCGGCTAACGGCGAGCTAGCGTTAGCATCCGGGCCCGGTTAGCATCGACACCCGCCGCTAGCTCAACGGCTAACGGCCACAACATGGAGGCTAAACAGCCGGTTAACTCGTTAACTGACGCTCTACCCCGGGTACAGACACATTTAACTGACCCAGTTAACCACTGACGAGCAGAACGTCAGTGGTTAACTCGCTAAAGACTGTTAGCATGAAGCTAACTGAAGATTCACACTAAAGAGAAACTTAAATCAGTTGTTTAACGGGCCGCGGAACGAGACGTTTAAAGAGCTGGAGGGTTTCTAAATGTTCTGGATGTTTCTACACAGATTCAGAAGAGTTTCAAGAAACTACGTGAAAGCTGCGTCTGGTTCTGGTGAGTCAGACAGGAAACTGTGTCAGGAGCCATTTATATAGATGAGGCCCGCACCTGCAGCCAGGTGACCTCATcaggtgaggaacatgaggaacaCAGAATAACATGAGAAGCACATGTGTCCTCATCAGGAGAGCAGCACATACAACATGAGGAACACAGAATAACATGTGTCCTCATCAGGAGAGCAGCACATACAACATGAGGATCCAGAAACACATGTGTCCTCCATCAGGAGAGCAGCACATACAACATGAGGAAGAGAGGAACACATGTGTCCTCATCAGGAGAGCAGCACATACAACATGAGGAACACAGAATAACATGTGTCCTCCATCAGGAGAGCAGCACATACAACATGAGGAAGATGAGAAACACAGACTAACATGTGTCCTCATCAGGAGAGCAGCACATACAACATGAGGAAGATGAGAAACACATGTGTCCATCAGGAGAGCAGCACATACAacatgaggaacatgaggaacaCAGACTAACATGAGAAACACATGTGTCCATCAGGAGAGCAGCACATACAACATGAGGAACACGAGATAACATGTGTCCTCCATCAGGAGAGCACAACATAGAAGATGAGGAACACAGACTAACATGAACGTCCTCATCAGGAGCAGCACATACAACATGAGAAGATAAACAGACATGTGTCCTCATCAGGAGAGCAGCACATACAacatgaggaagatgaggaacaCAGACTAACATGAGGAACACATGTGTCCTCATCAGGAGAGCAGCATGAGGAACACAGACTCACATGTATGAACATATGACAAACACTCTGGTGTAGAACCAGGTAGAGGAAGCTGAGAGATGATCTAcagaaatacattaaaaacGATTTGCACATTTTAGCCATAATATTTCCATAGGAATATTAATTAGTAGTTGAACTGAACAGTGTGTAACagaagtgatgtcatcaggcctCTGGTTTTATTTGACCCTACATGAACTGAcgtgaagaagaaaacataatgTAAGAGGGTAAAATACAATAAGTTGAAATCAGATAGAAATGCACTGTGACGTGTGCACGTTGGTAATTATTTGTGAATTGGCTCAATAAGCTTGACCCACCTCCAGGGACGGGGGGGGTCAGGGAACCTGTCCTTCACATCACTACCTGTCATGGTTCCTTCTATCTGACACATTTCTACATGGAAGTTCTGAACTGTGACGTGACGCTTGTTCTTCTGTGTTATAGAGCAGGTGGGATGGCGAAGAGGATCGCTGACAAGGAGTTAACGGACAGGAACTGggatcaggaggaggagggagaggaggtgagtcTCACACCAACACAGGAACTGAACAaggtgtgtgtgactgtgtgtgtgtgtgtgtgtggttttctttggatgtttctatcttttttattcatatttttattttaataactgaCGGCACCAGGCAGAGACAAGAGAACTCAGAACTTCATTGCATTGATAACTTGTTAATTtctgcatatgacaataaaacctTTGAACCTTTTATAATGTCGTCCTTCTGCCAATGTAGTTCAGATCTGTGATTTATCTCCGTTTGGATTGTGATGTATTAACCTGTAGGTCTAATCTTGATTATAGGCCGGGCAGTTTTCAATTGCAAGTGAAGATGTGTTGAAGAGCCGAGTGGTTAAAAGGGCCAAGCGCCGCAACGTTGGAGCGGAGGTAAACATCAACTTATACTTAATACAACTTGTGAATGAAAAACATACTAAATACACCAGGGTCCAACtgtgatttcatttaaaaatgtgtttgtggtaAAAGTGATGTTCagcctgttttcctctgtttcaggGCGAGAACAGCGGAGCTTTCAAAGGGTTTAAAGGTTTTTCTTTGACCAAGCCGGCGGCGAGCACAGCCTCGCCTTCCACGATGTTTTCTGGGTTTGGTAACGGAGGAGGATTTCAAGGCCTCGGCGGTCTGACCAACGGAAACAGCATCGGTCCGTCGTTCGGAGGCTTCTCGTCTCCGGCTGCATCCACTGTGACGCCAGGTGAGAAGAAACACAGTTTGTTCAGGACACGCTGAGCTTTGTGTTGATGTTCTGTGTTGTTACAAACACATTCTTTGTGAAGCAGTTTGTATTCACAAAAGAAACCAGATGGAAACACCgatgggagctgtcatgttttGTCTTCGTTTGTTACGACGACTTCAGGTTCTCATCGTAATGGTGGATTTTCCTTTACGTGATAATTAATGAAGATGGTTTTATTTCAGGTCGTAGATGCGTAGCAGTAAAACACTTGTTGTCATGAATAGACACGGACGGTTTAGAGGTTTTCTGGTGAAGCTGCGGTGACGgatttaaaactattttaaataatgaaaacagcagTTTGGTCTTTTATGGTCAGACTGATCAGCTGAGCGACGTCACGTTTTCATGttcagtttgaacctgagatgTTCAAGTTACAGTTTGATTCATTGATTAAATGTCTCAGATCTTTGATGTTGATCAGACATAATGAGCATAATGAAGATTTAGTTATATTTGTCTTAGtgatatttaaagaaaatcagtgagatttaaaaacagatttgttgGTTTCAGTTGATGAAACTTTTCCCGTCATCCTTTGTTCTTCAGTCTTTTGTATTAAGGGACAAATCCGATCCTTTGTGTTGCTGTAGTTTTGAGTTTGAACAGATTCAGGTGGTTTCTCTGCCTCGTGTCGAGTCAGCGTTGCTCCGTGGACGTCGTTCAGTCGACGTGTAATGAAGTGAAACTGCTTCATTGTGGAGGGTCTTGTTTTGGCGTTGGTGTGTAATGGAGCTGAATCAGCGTCGCTCTGTGTGTTCGCTCGTTCGTGTCGTGGTGTAGCTGCAGGgcaggagggggggagggggtgctGCTGCATTACAGGGGGGAGgggtctctcttcctctctgcttcatccATGTGTAACgtttctccctccatcatctcagGTCTGACGTTCAACAGCCCCTCCTCCGCAAAACCCTTTGCTGAAATCACCGCCAAGCAGACCAATGGCTCCTCCCCAAGTCCGGCTCCAAGCTTCGGCAGCATCAGCGGcatcagcagcggcagcggTGTCGGCAACAAGGAGTACAGCCGGCAGCTCACGGCGCTCAACTGCTCTGTGCGCGACTGGATCACCAAACACGTGAACGACAACCCTCTGTGCGACCTCAACCCCATCTTCAGGGATTATGAGCGACACCTGGCCAGCATCGAGCGGCAGTACGGCGCCGGATCAGCTGCTGCGGCTGACGGAGGCtcggaggagaagaagcaggcagGGACCACCTcatccacccctcctcctccctcctcttcctcctccagcagcccGGCGGCTCCGGCTCCAGCCGCCGCCACTTTGTTCTCCTTTGCCAAAAAACCCACAGATGACTCGACCCAAGACAAAAGCTCCACCACCGCTCCGATCCCCGCCGGCATCACGTTTAACTTCGGTAAGAAGGTGGACAGCTCCGTCCTCGGATCCTTAGGGTCCAAATCCATGTcccccagcttctccttctcctcgtcctccagcgCCTCCTCCAGTCAGACCTCCATGTTCGGAGCTCCAGgatctgctgctcctctgtcctTCAGCGGGACGAAGGCTGAGGACGCTCCGCCTGCAGGTACGAcaccacatttatatttgtcCCTGAATGTCTGGAGGAGACTTTATGGATTTACTCTTCAGAAAAACGTCTCTGATCAGAGCATTTGttcttttccatttaaaatttAGAGATTAAACATTTAGCTgattgaaaaaaatgatttctgaccgaatttaataaaatgttgaatatttggTGTCAGATTTCATTTGTCTGGTATTAGACActaaactaaatacatttttaacagttGGTCACAAGCTTCTGCATAACCTCAGTTTGTGATACAGGAAATTGTGATGAGCACTTTATTAATGATTCAATAAGAAAATCACATGATACAAACAGAATCTCTGAATTGATTTGTTCTGAGACAAAGTCCGAATGACGGACGGAAGCTGAAGATGTTTAGTTCACGTCCGAGATAAAATgcttacatttattattttgactAAATACATTGACTTTATTTCAGCTCTGAGGACATTTTAAagccacagttttttttattaaatatgagAAATTAACAGATTTTAATTCAGTTAACTGTCGCATTACGGAAAAGGATAAGAATAAAGATCTCTGTTGTCAGAACGTCGACACACGGTGACTCTTAGTTTCGATGTGAAACTGAAGCTTGATgaaatgttttggtttgaacTTTCAGTGGAGAACGGAGAGGAGGAGTCGGAGGAGCCACCGAAACCCGACATCAAAGAGGTGAAAGAGGAAGATGCTTTCTTCTCCAAGAAGTACGTACCACTTATTATTAACGTCTTCTTCATGTCTATTAAGTGTCTATTAAAAggataataaaacattttgacagGAGAatctaacatctggataaatgTGGTCAGTAACAGTAGCTTCAGAGTTTAATTTGCTGTTATTACTGCAGACAAACTGTCGTGTGAATATCTTTAAAGATGTTTGGTCTATTTTCTCTGCATCAGGACGATTGTTAAACCAAACTTcagtaaatatagattttaacCATCCGACTGATTTTAATCCAAACGTCCGCTACACAGACGCTTTAATCAACTTGTTTCTGTCCTCAGGTGTAAAATGTTCTACAAGAAGGACTCAGAGTTTAAAGAGAAGGGAGTCGGAACTCTGCACCTCAAACAGGTCGAGGACGGGAAAACTCAGATGGTCATTCGGGCCGACACCAACCTGGGTGAGAAGATTAATCTGTTCTTGGTTTGATGATTGAAGAAAATCAGTTTAGTGGACGAAGCTCGATTCCGACGGGTTCACGTCTGTTCACGTCTGTTTCTCACAAACTACAGGATCAGTGAAGTCTGACAATACAAAGTCAAACAAGTCCAGTTTATCAGAATTACGCTGAACGACTGTAATGATGATTCCAGTATTTGAGGGAAAGTGAAACTCGGGATAAAAGTAAAGTTGTTAATTCAGCTAAAACCagacaaataaactaaaaataagaaaaacaaatatctctctACATCGACTTTGTTCTGTGGAAGATTTCATTTAAtagtaaattatttaaattttaaacatGAAGGGGTTTAGTAATTCAAtttgaaattgaatatgaaCAAACAGCTCCACCTGCTGGTGAATCCGAGGAACTGCTGCCTCCTGATTCTGTAGCAACATGAGCCAGTGCAGTAAAACACATGAACCAATGTTTAACAGCTGATCTCCACACGAttaacaaactaaacactttctACTGATTGACCAGATCCCGTTTTTCTTTGTCACAGAATCTGATTcatgtgcaaatgtttaaaaaaagatttaaacgAGACACaaagtgatttttatttcatttagattttagttTTCCTGACACATGAACAGCTGGGAAGTTGAAAATCagagttttctttgtttgtaaaGTTTCtgactcttttcttcttctctctttttctctcctcatcaGGAAACATCCTGCTCAACATCATGGTGTCGGCGTCCATGCCGTGCTCTCGAGTCGGTAAGAACAACGTGATGGTGGTGTGCGTCCCGAACCCGATCATCGACGACAAGAACCCCACCTGCCCCATCCCGCTCCTCATCCGGGTGAAAACCGCCGAGGAAGCCGACGAGCTCCACAAGacgctggaggagaagaagggctGAACCCCCCGAGCTTTTAGCAGATTCCCTTGGTCGTCCTCAGATTTCCTCATCACGCCGGttttcccccacacacacacacacaccgaacacaCGCATGTCAGTGTAAATAACTCATCCTGGTAAATCCGCTGTTTCACCACAATGAATTGGTCGTCATACTGTGAACTATTTCTGTTTTGAAACGTCAGAGCAGGTCGTTGCTCCTCGAATCCGCCACATTCCTCCGCTCGGacgctgctgctgttaaagAAACAGGACGATGAATCTGATCAGCTtcacttttactgttttaattgGGTCCCGAGCGACTGAACGTGTGAATCAAGGAGAATCATCATAATTATAGTTATAGGATCGTGCAACACCTTCCATCGTCACCACCGAGGGTTTGGGGGGGGACTCCAAACGAAGTCCAGTCGATTTGGTTTTACAAATTAAACACTCGCAGTAAcagttaatttttatttttttgctctgGAAACTATTTATTGCGTCGGCGGCTTCTTAAAGTCGCCGAGTGGATCTGGTGTGAATGTTTCCTCTGATGAGCGTCTGCAGAGAAGACCTGtaacttctctgtttttctgtgaacacggactctgttgttttctaagTGTCCTTCGTGTGGCCTTTGGTTTCGGCCTTGATGAGTCATGCTGTCATCGAACATTTGTAAAGAggaataaaaggaaacaaactCTCGCTGCGTCGTCCTTCTTCAACTTCGTGTGGGATCAAAGTTTCAAACAAAGAGTTGTTAGTTTCTTTAACATCATGTTTACTACgaacagaaaaatgtgtcacGTGTCTGATTCCTTCTGTTTATCAGGCAAAAAAAGACCAACACGCGCGTTCACCGGGGACGATACGTGTTCAACACGTGGGGACGATGCGTGTTCAACACGTGGGGCGATGCGTGTTCAACACGTGGGCGATGCGTTAGCACGGGGCGTCGTGTTCAACACGTGGGGCGATGCGTGTTCAACGCGTGGGGCGATCGTGTTCAACACGGGGCGTCCAACAGCGCGTACGGGCGTCGGTTCAACGCGTGGGGCGGTGCGTGTTCAACACGTGGGGCCATGCGTGTTCAACACGTGGGGCGGTGCGTGTTCAACACGTGGGGACGATGCGTGTTCAACACGTGGGGACGATGCGTGTTCAACACGTGGGGACGATGCGTGTTCAACACGTGGGGACGATGCGGTTCGTTCAACG
The sequence above is a segment of the Hippoglossus stenolepis isolate QCI-W04-F060 chromosome 22, HSTE1.2, whole genome shotgun sequence genome. Coding sequences within it:
- the nup50 gene encoding nuclear pore complex protein Nup50 isoform X2, which gives rise to MAKRIADKELTDRNWDQEEEGEEAGQFSIASEDVLKSRVVKRAKRRNVGAEGENSGAFKGFKGFSLTKPAASTASPSTMFSGFGNGGGFQGLGGLTNGNSIGPSFGGFSSPAASTVTPGLTFNSPSSAKPFAEITAKQTNGSSPSPAPSFGSISGISSGSGVGNKEYSRQLTALNCSVRDWITKHVNDNPLCDLNPIFRDYERHLASIERQYGAGSAAAADGGSEEKKQAGTTSSTPPPPSSSSSSSPAAPAPAAATLFSFAKKPTDDSTQDKSSTTAPIPAGITFNFGKKVDSSVLGSLGSKSMSPSFSFSSSSSASSSQTSMFGAPGSAAPLSFSGTKAEDAPPAVENGEEESEEPPKPDIKEVKEEDAFFSKKCKMFYKKDSEFKEKGVGTLHLKQVEDGKTQMVIRADTNLGNILLNIMVSASMPCSRVGKNNVMVVCVPNPIIDDKNPTCPIPLLIRVKTAEEADELHKTLEEKKG
- the nup50 gene encoding nuclear pore complex protein Nup50 isoform X1, translated to MAKRIADKELTDRNWDQEEEGEEVSLTPTQELNKAGQFSIASEDVLKSRVVKRAKRRNVGAEGENSGAFKGFKGFSLTKPAASTASPSTMFSGFGNGGGFQGLGGLTNGNSIGPSFGGFSSPAASTVTPGLTFNSPSSAKPFAEITAKQTNGSSPSPAPSFGSISGISSGSGVGNKEYSRQLTALNCSVRDWITKHVNDNPLCDLNPIFRDYERHLASIERQYGAGSAAAADGGSEEKKQAGTTSSTPPPPSSSSSSSPAAPAPAAATLFSFAKKPTDDSTQDKSSTTAPIPAGITFNFGKKVDSSVLGSLGSKSMSPSFSFSSSSSASSSQTSMFGAPGSAAPLSFSGTKAEDAPPAVENGEEESEEPPKPDIKEVKEEDAFFSKKCKMFYKKDSEFKEKGVGTLHLKQVEDGKTQMVIRADTNLGNILLNIMVSASMPCSRVGKNNVMVVCVPNPIIDDKNPTCPIPLLIRVKTAEEADELHKTLEEKKG